One Nicotiana sylvestris chromosome 12, ASM39365v2, whole genome shotgun sequence genomic window carries:
- the LOC138882762 gene encoding putative late blight resistance protein homolog R1A-3, which produces MVGFERETEMLMDQLVTGPRQLDVISIFGMPGLGKTTLAKRLYDHESISNRFDIRLWCCSSQSYDKRSLLFELLNHICKLDTSTKEKSDDELAEMLYKHLKGKRYLIVVDDVWSCEKKKAGC; this is translated from the exons ATGGTCGGCTTTGAGAGAGAGACTGAAATGCTTATGGATCAACTTGTGACTGGACCTCGGCAATTAGATGTGATCTCAATTTTCGGAATGCCAGGACTAGGAAAAACAACTTTGGCTAAGAGATTGTATGATCATGAATCTATTTCAAATCGCTTTGATATTCGCTTGTGGTGTTGTTCTTCCCAATCTTATGATAAGAGATCTCTCTTGTTTGAATTACTGAATCATATTTGTAAACTTGATACTAGTaccaaagaaaagagtgatgatgAGCTAGCTGAGATGCTCTACAAACATTTGAAGGGAAAGAGGTACCTTATTGTTGTCGATGATGTGTGGAGTTGTGAG AAGAAGAAAGCTGGATGCTAA
- the LOC138868164 gene encoding putative late blight resistance protein homolog R1B-16: MTSLRHLHINDLYIDLWPSEQSENQLEDLDNLQTCSGMVIYPGVVGDLQYFMKRFPNLEKLSCQLYGSGTPSGNFFPAFETLSQLKSLKIGVSGAVVDPYGFEDFTYPSNLKKLTLVYLRLPWSKLSTIGRLSNLEVMKLEENSFIGRKWDVNDGEFPNLKVLKLKKLGFSEWTASDDSYPNLQKVLVHSCWSLEEIPECFGSNCTLQLIEVRSCGDNAVKSALKVKEMQIEEMGNSEFKVIISK, translated from the coding sequence ATGACAAGCTTGAGGCATCTGCATATAAATGATCTTTATATAGATCTGTGGCCAAGTGAGCAATCCGAAAACCAATTAGAGGATCTTGACAATTTACAAACATGTTCTGGTATGGTTATTTATCCTGGGGTAGTGGGGGATCTCCAGTATTTTATGAAAAGATTTCCCAATCTTGAAAAGCTCAGTTGTCAATTGTATGGTTCAGGAACCCCTTCTGGCAATTTCTTTCCTGCTTTTGAAACTCTCAGCCAGCTTAAATCTCTCAAGATTGGTGTCTCTGGGGCGGTGGTAGATCCCTATGGTTTCGAGGACTTCACGTACCCCTCAAACCTCAAAAAATTAACTCTAGTATATCTTAGGCTCCCCTGGAGTAAACTTTCAACCATTGGCAGACTGTCCAACCTTGAAGTTATGAAATTAGAAGAAAATTCTTTCATCGGGAGAAAATGGGACGTTAACGATGGGGAGTTTCCTAACCTTAAGGTTTTGAAATTAAAGAAACTAGGATTCTCAGAATGGACTGCCTCTGATGACTCGTACCCTAACCTTCAGAAAGTACTGGTGCATAGTTGTTGGAGCCTAGAGGAAATCCCTGAATGTTTCGGAAGCAATTGTACGCTGCAACTGATTGAGGTTAGATCATGCGGAGACAATGCTGTAAAGTCTGCTTTGAAAGTTAAGGAAATGCAAATTGAGGAGATGGGAAATTCTGAATTCAAAGTCATTATTTCTAAGTGA
- the LOC104217283 gene encoding putative late blight resistance protein homolog R1A-3 isoform X2: MIGFEIETEMLMEKLVTGPRQLDVISIFGMPGLGKTTLAKRLYDHESISNRFDIRLWCCSSQSYDKKSLLFELLNHICKLDTSTKEKSDDELAEKLYKHLKGKRYLIVVDDVWSQEAWDDIKRPFPDDDKGSRIILTTRLESIATYAMIDSSPHFLRLFTEEESWMLLKEKVLKEDNYCPQELEEIENFVEASSTSKSLEMIAMDYLMDLISSNLVMAAKINSLGEVKAVHIHDLVHEFSLVKAKKENFLLRINGIGAFCSSRRSWLRRIGLGIFPSSESRFKRVNILPSQVLLGEKFRLGKNINTLRFLPSVYSPIVDYDLTWKHLGVLDLGSVRLRQTLVDALQHLIHLKYLELQLCFHNIPHSICNLKKLETFIVFGYHDQPCIPVTIWSMTSLRHLHITPLYTYQPLHNLDNLQTCSDLVIFPGVYYQNFMKRFPYLEKLSCQLYSSRNSSSNFFPSFDSLSQLNSLKIGVSGELVDPYGFEDFTYPSNLKKLTLACLELPWSRILTISTLSNLEVLKLEGNAFRGRQWDVKDGEFPNLKVLKLKNLRISEWTASDDSYPSLQKVLVQWCWNLEEIPESFGSKCTMQMIEVRSCRYSVVNAALKIKETQIEEMGNSQFKVIICKRKSIVYQTSRSVR; encoded by the exons ATGATTGGCTTTGAGATAGAGACTGAGATGCTGATGGAGAAACTTGTGACAGGGCCTCGACAATTAGATGTGATCTCAATTTTCGGAATGCCAGGACTTGGAAAAACAACTTTGGCTAAGAGATTGTATGATCATGAATCTATTTCCAATCGTTTTGATATTCGCTTGTGGTGTTGTTCTTCCCAATCTTATGATAAGAAATCTCTCTTGTTTGAATTATTGAATCATATTTGTAAGCTTGATACTAGTaccaaagaaaagagtgatgatgAACTAGCTGAGAAGCTCTACAAACATTTGAAGGGAAAGAGGTACCTTATTGTTGTCGATGATGTGTGGAGTCAAGAGGCATGGGATGATATAAAGAGACCGTTTCCAGATGATGATAAAGGAAGTAGAATTATTTTGACGACCAGACTTGAATCAATCGCCACATATGCCATGATCGATTCGAGTCCTCATTTCCTTCGCTTGTTCACAGAAGAAGAAAGTTGGATGCTACTGAAGGAGAAAGTACTCAAAGAAGACAATTATTGTCCACAAGAACTcgaggagatcg AAAATTTTGTTGAAGCTAGTAGTACATCGAAGAGCTTAGAAATGATTGCCATGGATTACTTGATGGATTTAATTAGCAGCAACCTTGTAATGGCGGCCAAAATAAATTCCTTAGGGGAGGTTAAAGCCGTCCATATTCATGATTTAGTACATGAATTTAGTTTGGTAAAAGCTAAAAAGGAGAACTTTTTGCTGCGGATAAATGG AATAGGTGCATTTTGTTCATCTCGCAGAAGTTGGCTAAGGAGAATCGG TCTTGGTATATTTCCATCGTCTGAGAGTCGCTTTAAACGCGTGAATATTTTACCTTCTCAAGTGCTTCTTGGAGAAAAATTTAGACTTGGAAAAAATATCAACACCCTACGATTCCTTCCTAGTGTATATTCTCCTATTGTTGATTATGATTTGACTTGGAAACATCTAGGAGTATTAGATTTGGGTTCCGTAAGGCTACGTCAGACACTTGTAGATGCTTTACAACATCTGATTCATTTGAAGTATTTGGAGTTACAGTTGTGTTTTCATAACATTCCACATTCAATATGCAACCTGAAGAAGCTCGAGACATTTATAGTGTTTGGATACCATGATCAACCCTGCATTCCCGTTACCATTTGGAGTATGACAAGCTTGAGACATCTGCATATAACTCCTCTATATACCTATCAGCCGTTACACAATCTTGACAACTTGCAAACATGTTCCGATCTGGTTATTTTTCCTGGGGTGTATTACCAAAATTTTATGAAAAGATTTCCCTATCTTGAAAAGCTCAGTTGTCAATTATATAGTTCACGAAACTCGTCTAGCAATTTCTTTCCTAGTTTTGACTCTCTTAGTCAACTGAATTCTCTCAAGATTGGTGTCTCTGGGGAATTGGTAGATCCCTATGGTTTTGAAGACTTTACATATCCGTCAAACCTCAAGAAATTAACTTTAGCATGTCTTGAACTCCCCTGGAGTAGAATCTTAACCATCAGCACCTTATCCAACCTTGAAGTTCTGAAACTAGAAGGAAATGCCTTCAGAGGGAGACAATGGGACGTTAAGGATGGGGAGTTTCCTAACCTTAAAGTTTTGAAATTAAAGAATCTACGAATCTCAGAATGGACTGCCTCTGATGACTCGTATCCCAGCCTACAGAAAGTACTTGTGCAATGGTGTTGGAACCTAGAGGAAATCCCTGAAAGCTTTGGAAGCAAGTGTACGATGCAAATGATTGAGGTAAGATCATGTCGCTACTCTGTTGTAAATGCTGCCCTCAAAATTAAGGAAACACAAATTGAGGAGATGGGGAATTCTCAATTCAAGGTCATTATTTGTAAACGAAAGTCAATAGTCTATCAGACGAGTCGTTCAGTTAGATAA
- the LOC104217283 gene encoding putative late blight resistance protein homolog R1B-14 isoform X1 — MIGFEIETEMLMEKLVTGPRQLDVISIFGMPGLGKTTLAKRLYDHESISNRFDIRLWCCSSQSYDKKSLLFELLNHICKLDTSTKEKSDDELAEKLYKHLKGKRYLIVVDDVWSQEAWDDIKRPFPDDDKGSRIILTTRLESIATYAMIDSSPHFLRLFTEEESWMLLKEKVLKEDNYCPQELEEIGKQIASKCGGLPLAIVLVAGLLAKNDKEVIYWQEVGESLKSKIQGCMDIVESSYQHLPIHLQKCFLYFSSFLEDQKVPVQKLIRLWIAENFVEASSTSKSLEMIAMDYLMDLISSNLVMAAKINSLGEVKAVHIHDLVHEFSLVKAKKENFLLRINGIGAFCSSRRSWLRRIGLGIFPSSESRFKRVNILPSQVLLGEKFRLGKNINTLRFLPSVYSPIVDYDLTWKHLGVLDLGSVRLRQTLVDALQHLIHLKYLELQLCFHNIPHSICNLKKLETFIVFGYHDQPCIPVTIWSMTSLRHLHITPLYTYQPLHNLDNLQTCSDLVIFPGVYYQNFMKRFPYLEKLSCQLYSSRNSSSNFFPSFDSLSQLNSLKIGVSGELVDPYGFEDFTYPSNLKKLTLACLELPWSRILTISTLSNLEVLKLEGNAFRGRQWDVKDGEFPNLKVLKLKNLRISEWTASDDSYPSLQKVLVQWCWNLEEIPESFGSKCTMQMIEVRSCRYSVVNAALKIKETQIEEMGNSQFKVIICKRKSIVYQTSRSVR; from the exons ATGATTGGCTTTGAGATAGAGACTGAGATGCTGATGGAGAAACTTGTGACAGGGCCTCGACAATTAGATGTGATCTCAATTTTCGGAATGCCAGGACTTGGAAAAACAACTTTGGCTAAGAGATTGTATGATCATGAATCTATTTCCAATCGTTTTGATATTCGCTTGTGGTGTTGTTCTTCCCAATCTTATGATAAGAAATCTCTCTTGTTTGAATTATTGAATCATATTTGTAAGCTTGATACTAGTaccaaagaaaagagtgatgatgAACTAGCTGAGAAGCTCTACAAACATTTGAAGGGAAAGAGGTACCTTATTGTTGTCGATGATGTGTGGAGTCAAGAGGCATGGGATGATATAAAGAGACCGTTTCCAGATGATGATAAAGGAAGTAGAATTATTTTGACGACCAGACTTGAATCAATCGCCACATATGCCATGATCGATTCGAGTCCTCATTTCCTTCGCTTGTTCACAGAAGAAGAAAGTTGGATGCTACTGAAGGAGAAAGTACTCAAAGAAGACAATTATTGTCCACAAGAACTcgaggagatcggtaagcaaatAGCGAGTAAGTGTGGAGGATTACCCCTTGCAATTGTATTGGTGGCGGGTCTTCTTGCAAAAAATGATAAGGAAGTAATTTACTGGCAAGAAGTTGGtgaaagtttgaaatcaaaaatcCAAGGTTGCATGGATATAGTTGAATCGAGTTACCAACACTTACCCATTCATTTGCAGAAATGCTTTCTCTACTTTTCTTCATTTTTAGAAGACCAGAAAGTTCCTGTTCAAAAACTGATACGACTATGGATTGCAGAAAATTTTGTTGAAGCTAGTAGTACATCGAAGAGCTTAGAAATGATTGCCATGGATTACTTGATGGATTTAATTAGCAGCAACCTTGTAATGGCGGCCAAAATAAATTCCTTAGGGGAGGTTAAAGCCGTCCATATTCATGATTTAGTACATGAATTTAGTTTGGTAAAAGCTAAAAAGGAGAACTTTTTGCTGCGGATAAATGG AATAGGTGCATTTTGTTCATCTCGCAGAAGTTGGCTAAGGAGAATCGG TCTTGGTATATTTCCATCGTCTGAGAGTCGCTTTAAACGCGTGAATATTTTACCTTCTCAAGTGCTTCTTGGAGAAAAATTTAGACTTGGAAAAAATATCAACACCCTACGATTCCTTCCTAGTGTATATTCTCCTATTGTTGATTATGATTTGACTTGGAAACATCTAGGAGTATTAGATTTGGGTTCCGTAAGGCTACGTCAGACACTTGTAGATGCTTTACAACATCTGATTCATTTGAAGTATTTGGAGTTACAGTTGTGTTTTCATAACATTCCACATTCAATATGCAACCTGAAGAAGCTCGAGACATTTATAGTGTTTGGATACCATGATCAACCCTGCATTCCCGTTACCATTTGGAGTATGACAAGCTTGAGACATCTGCATATAACTCCTCTATATACCTATCAGCCGTTACACAATCTTGACAACTTGCAAACATGTTCCGATCTGGTTATTTTTCCTGGGGTGTATTACCAAAATTTTATGAAAAGATTTCCCTATCTTGAAAAGCTCAGTTGTCAATTATATAGTTCACGAAACTCGTCTAGCAATTTCTTTCCTAGTTTTGACTCTCTTAGTCAACTGAATTCTCTCAAGATTGGTGTCTCTGGGGAATTGGTAGATCCCTATGGTTTTGAAGACTTTACATATCCGTCAAACCTCAAGAAATTAACTTTAGCATGTCTTGAACTCCCCTGGAGTAGAATCTTAACCATCAGCACCTTATCCAACCTTGAAGTTCTGAAACTAGAAGGAAATGCCTTCAGAGGGAGACAATGGGACGTTAAGGATGGGGAGTTTCCTAACCTTAAAGTTTTGAAATTAAAGAATCTACGAATCTCAGAATGGACTGCCTCTGATGACTCGTATCCCAGCCTACAGAAAGTACTTGTGCAATGGTGTTGGAACCTAGAGGAAATCCCTGAAAGCTTTGGAAGCAAGTGTACGATGCAAATGATTGAGGTAAGATCATGTCGCTACTCTGTTGTAAATGCTGCCCTCAAAATTAAGGAAACACAAATTGAGGAGATGGGGAATTCTCAATTCAAGGTCATTATTTGTAAACGAAAGTCAATAGTCTATCAGACGAGTCGTTCAGTTAGATAA